From the genome of Pseudonocardia sp. EC080619-01:
GCACCGCGGCACTGATCCCGGCCGCGCTGGTCTACGTCGGCGACACCTGGCCCACCGCGGTGCGGCAGCGGCCGCTGTCGGACCTCCTCGCCGCCACCGCGCTCGGCACGGCGGTCGCGACGGCCGGCGCCGGCCTGCTGGCCGACCTCGCGGGCTGGCGGCTCGTCTTCGGGGTGTCCGCGGCGGCGTGCGCGGTGCTGTTCGTGGCGCTGCGGGCGCTGCCCGAGCCGGACGTCGCCGGTGCCGCGCCCGCCGCCGACCGGGCCGGGGTGCGGGGCTCGGTCGTCCGCCCGCTCGCGGCGGTGTGCGGGAACGGCTGGGCGCTGGTCGTCCTGCTGCTGGCGTTCGTCGAGGGCGCGGTGGTGCTGGGCGTGCTCACCTACCTCGCGCCCGCGCTGCAGGCCGGGGGCAGCTCGGCGGCCCTGGCCGGGCTCGCCGCCGGCGGCTACGGCGTCGGCGCGGTGGTGTTCTCCCGCGTCGTACGACGGCTGGTGGGCCGGTGGAGCCCGGCCGGGCTCGCCACGGCCGGGGGCGTGTTCCTCGTCGTGGCGTGGCTGTTCCCGCTGGTCACGGTGCATCCGGTGACGATCGCGGCGGCCGGGCTGTGCCTGGGCGGGGCCTGGGCGTTCCTGCACTCGACCCTGCAGACGTGGGCGACCGAGGTCGTCCCGCAGGCCAGGGCGACGGCCGTCGCACTGTTCGCGACGCTGCTGTTCCTGGGCAGCTCGGCCGGCACCGCGCTGGGTGCCCCGCTCGCCGACGCGGGCGCGTTCGGCACGCTGTTCCTCGCCGCGCTGCTGGTGTCGGTCCCGCTCGGTGCGGGCGCGGCGCTCGCCCGCCGGCGGTACTCCGCCGGCTGAGCGAGACGCCGGCCGGGGTCACACGTACCGGTCGCGCAGCTCCCGCTTCACGAGCTTGCCGGTGGGGGTGCGCGGCAGGAAGTCGGTGAAGTCCACCGACGACGGCGCCTTGTAGTGCGCGATCCGCTCCCGCACGAAGTCGATCAGCTCCCGCTCCAGCTCCGGCCCGGTCTCCACGCCCTCCGAGGTCTGGACGACGGCCTTGACCGCCTCGCCCATCTCCTCGTCCGGCACGCCGATCACCGCGACGTCGAGCACCTTCGGGTGCAGGGCGAGTGCGTCCTCGACCTCCTGCGGGTAGATGTTCACCCCACCGGAGATGATCATGAACGCCTTGCGGTCGGTGAGGAACAGGAAGCCGTCGGAGTCGACGTAGCCGAGGTCGCCGGTGGTCGTCCAGCTCTCGTGCACCGGGTGCTGCGCGGACAGCGTCTTGCCCGGGTCGTTGTGGTACTCGAAGGGCCGCTCGTCACGCTCGAAGTAGACGGTGCCGATCTCGCCCGGGCCGAGCTCCGTGCCCTCGTCGTCACAGACCCGGATCGTGCCCAGGCCCGCCCGGCCGACCGAGCCGGGGCGCTCGGCCCACTGGGCCGAGTCGATGAAGGTGATGCCATTGGCCTCGGTCGCGGCGTAGTACTCGTGGAGCACCGGGCCCCACCAGTCGATCATCGCCTGCTTGACCTCGACCGGGCACGGGGCGGCGGCGTGGATCGCGACCTCCAGCGACGACACGTCGTAGCGCGTCCGTACCGCCTCGGGCAGCTTCAGCATCCGCACGAACATCGTCGGCACCCACTGCGAGTGGGTGACGCGGTGCTGCTCGATCAGCGCGAGCGCCTTCTCCGGGTCGAACCGCTCCATGACGACGACGGTGCCGCCGAGCGCCTGCACCGTGGCGGTGAACC
Proteins encoded in this window:
- a CDS encoding acyl-CoA synthetase; translation: MYPGTHAATTPDKPAVIMGGSGDTLTFRELEEGSARLANHFHAAGLRRGDVVALVSDNAARVYEVYWAAQRSGLYVTAVNHHLSAPEAAYIVRDCGAKALVVSAGVAGLAAAVEDHVDVPVRLAFGGEIPGASSYEDYDAALATVSAEPPADQPRGADMLYSSGTTGRPKGIKPTLPDRQVDEPGDTYQALFGPMYGFGPGTVYLSPAPLYHAAPLRFTATVQALGGTVVVMERFDPEKALALIEQHRVTHSQWVPTMFVRMLKLPEAVRTRYDVSSLEVAIHAAAPCPVEVKQAMIDWWGPVLHEYYAATEANGITFIDSAQWAERPGSVGRAGLGTIRVCDDEGTELGPGEIGTVYFERDERPFEYHNDPGKTLSAQHPVHESWTTTGDLGYVDSDGFLFLTDRKAFMIISGGVNIYPQEVEDALALHPKVLDVAVIGVPDEEMGEAVKAVVQTSEGVETGPELERELIDFVRERIAHYKAPSSVDFTDFLPRTPTGKLVKRELRDRYV
- a CDS encoding MFS transporter; amino-acid sequence: MSTTPGDDGVPDGPRRLRLLQLASLISTCDRFAIAPLLVPIAVSFGAPLSAAAGAAGGYFLAYGLMQVVWGVLSDRVGRVRVMRLALVGSVLGGIASVLAPSLPLLIGARVVTGACTAALIPAALVYVGDTWPTAVRQRPLSDLLAATALGTAVATAGAGLLADLAGWRLVFGVSAAACAVLFVALRALPEPDVAGAAPAADRAGVRGSVVRPLAAVCGNGWALVVLLLAFVEGAVVLGVLTYLAPALQAGGSSAALAGLAAGGYGVGAVVFSRVVRRLVGRWSPAGLATAGGVFLVVAWLFPLVTVHPVTIAAAGLCLGGAWAFLHSTLQTWATEVVPQARATAVALFATLLFLGSSAGTALGAPLADAGAFGTLFLAALLVSVPLGAGAALARRRYSAG